The Anolis carolinensis isolate JA03-04 chromosome 2, rAnoCar3.1.pri, whole genome shotgun sequence genome has a window encoding:
- the LOC103281349 gene encoding avidin has product MAPTACLLLCLCLFLGGGRARTTEAPKTPGKCHLEGTWVNELGSRMSISALDGEGRFSGSYLTGVTASQNPIRTSGLTGAQRQGAQPTFGFTVLWSFSDSMTVFVGQCFVSESGEETLETTWLLRETVPSHSEDWKATRVGTNTFLRLK; this is encoded by the exons ATGGCACCCACGGCCTGCCTTCTGCTCTGCCTCTGCCTCTTCCTCGGAGGGGGGCGAGCCCGCACCACAGAGGCCCCCAAGACCCCCGGGAAG TGCCACCTGGAGGGCACCTGGGTGAACGAGCTGGGCTCTCGGATGTCCATCTCGGCTCTGGACGGGGAGGGCCGCTTCTCGGGCTCCTACTTGACCGGCGTGACGGCCTCGCAGAACCCCATCCGCACCTCCGGACTGACCGGTGCCCAGCGCCAGGGCGCACAGCCCACCTTCGGCTTCACCGTCCTCTGGAGCTTCTCAG ACTCGATGACGGTCTTTGTGGGGCAGTGCTTCGTGTCGGAGAGCGGCGAGGAGACCCTGGAGACCACCTGGCTCCTGCGGGAGACCGTCCCCTCCCACTCCGAGGACTGGAAGGCCACCCG GGTCGGAACGAACACCTTCCTGCGCCTCAAGTGA